Genomic segment of Paenibacillus sp. FSL R5-0912:
TAACGAGCGTGCCGAAGCTAAACTGCTGAAGCGCAAACAGGTAGAGCGGGGCCTTAGAACCGGTGTCGATGAGGCAAGCGAGCTGCCGGTTGTCCGCAGTAACTACTTTGACCTCGGCATGCTGCAGGATTACTGGAGCCCCCAGCGGCTGAATCACCATACGGAGATGACCTCCATGCTGTACGCATTGCGTGAGGGACTGCGGCTGGTGCTGGAAGAAGGGCTGGAGGCCCGGCATGTCCGTCATAAGCATCATGAGCGAGCCCTGGTAGCCGGCCTGACCGCAATGGGGTTGGAGCTGTACGGTGATCCGGAGAGCAAGCTGACGGTAGTCACCTGTGTGCTGATTCCGGAGGGAGTGGACGGGGAGTCGGTGCGTTCCATGTTGCTGAACCATTTCGGGATAGAGATTGCCAGCTCGTTCGGTCCGTTAAAAGGAATGATCTGGCGCATCGGCACCATGGGCTTCAGCTGCCGGGAGAATAATGTGCTGCGTCTGCTTGGAGCAATGGAGGCGGCGCTTGTACGCCACGGATTCGCCGTTTCAGCCGGCCAGGGTGTCCAGGCGGCACTTGACGTATACGAGTCAAAAGTAAGATAATCATAAAAATGCGCTAAGTGGTGAAAGGTAAGCAGCACAAGTTACGCTCCGGAGCAGCCGGACGGCTTGTGTTTTGGGCTAAATACGCTGTATAAGCATCGTTAAGCTCCGCTTAGATAAGCAGTCATGTCTATTCTCCTGGCGATAGTTCAAACAACGGCTTGCGACCCGTGAGGGGCGTCAGGGCCGTTTTTGCTAAATAGAATATAGGAAACCAATAACAGGAAGGGAGTGTGTATTATGACTTATACAAGAAAACCACTTGCGGACTGCGTGCCTGGACTTGTGGCTACTGCCCGCGGCGACCAGCCGGCGACACTGGTGATTACTGGCGGCAAACTGGTCAATGTATGCTCCGGAGAGATTCTGGAGGGGATGTCTGTAGCAGTACAGGGCGGACGTATTGCCTACGTTGGCAAGGATGTCTCGCATACGATCGGTGAGGGGACACAGATCATTGATGCTGCAGGCAAATACATTGCCCCGGGTCTGCTTGACGGGCACTGTCACATCGAGAGTACACAGCTGACGGCGACTGAGTTTGCCCGTGCAGTGCTGCCTATGGGCACGACCGGCGGATTCTTTGATGCTCATGAGATCGCCAATGTATTCGGGCTGAAGGGCATTAAGCTGATGCTGGATGAGATGCGTGAAACTCCGCTGGCGGCTTATATGCAGGTTGCCTCCTGCGTACCTTCAGCAGGAGCGGAATTCGAAACAACCGGCGCATCGATCGGACCGGAGGAAGTAGCCGAGGCCTTTACCTGGGGCGAGGATGTCATTGCGCTGGGCGAAGTGATGAATTTCCCTGGCGTGGTGTACGGCGATGAGAAGATGCTTGGGGAAATTCAGGCGACTCTGCGCGCGGGACGTTATGTAGACGGTCATTTCACCTGGCCGGCGGATGACTGGAGACTTCCGGTTTATGCCGCCGCAGGTGTAACCGGCGATCATGAGTGTGTGACGGCGGAGGATGTAATCGAACGCGTACGTCTTGGGATGTATGCCAAAATGCGCCGCGGCTCCGCCTGGCATGATGTGGCGAAGACCATCACCGCGCACACCGAGCATGGGCTCGACCCGCGCCGGATGATGCTGGTGACCGACGACCGCAGCTCGGAGTCGCTGCGGGATGAAGGTCATATGGATTTTGTGGTGCGCCATGCCATCTCCCAGGGCCTTAAGCCGGTCACGGCTTTTCAAATGGCAACGATCAATACCGCCGAACGGTTCGGGGTAGCCCGTGATATCGGCTCAATTACGCCGGGCTCCTGTGCAGATATCATTCTGCTGGACGGAAATCTGGCTGATGTACACGTCGTGATGACGATTGCGGCTGGAGTTATCGTAGCAGAGAACGGGATCATGACGGCTGAGCTGAGTCCGTACACTTATCCGGATGAAGTGTTGGCCTCTGTACATCTGCCGCAGCCTCCGGTTCCGGAGGACTTCGTAATCCACGCGCCAATTGCTGAAGGTATTCTGGCCACACGGATCATCAAGGTGATCGAGAATCATGTGGAGACCGGGGAACTGATCATCAATCTGCCGGTCGCTGAATCCAAGCTGTTGGTCCAGGGGGGCTTGTGCAAAATCGCCGTCCTGGAGCGGCATAAGGGAACCGGCAACAAATCGGTTGGCGTGGTTGAGGGGATCGGCTTCCATGAGCCTGCTGCGATTGCCATGACTGTAGCCCATGACAGCCATAATGTGCTGGTCATCGGCAATGATGATAACCTCATGGCTAAAGCTGCGGGTGCAGTAGCTGAAGCTCAGGGCGGTGTTGCGGTTATTACCGCTTCCGGAACAACTCTGTTCCCGCTGGCAATTGCCGGACTGATGTCGGCAGAGCCGTTCGAGATTGCTGCAGCCCAGTCTGCGGCCATCAGTAAAGCGCTGTATGATGCAGGCTGCACATTGAATTATGCTTTTATGACCTTGTCGCTGCTTGCACTGGCGGTCATTCCGACGCTGCGGATTTCAGATAAAGGGCTGGTGCGGATTTCGCCGGAAGAGGGGATTCAGCTGGTTCCATTGTTTGTGAGCTAAATCTACGTTCAGAAGCCGGCAAAAGTCTTGCAGGATCATACAGACATCACCGAAACGGGATGCTGCCCGCTCATTATAGAGCCTGGGCAGCATCCCTTATTTGCATGTGATTTCTCTTGTCAGAATAGCCTTTACTGCTAAATTAATGACTTTAATCCGGTGCGGGGCATATAATTAACCATTTCAACACAATTAGAAACATATTTTTTTAAAATTTTAATGAAAAACATTAACAAATTGTGAGAAAAAGTCGATAATACTTTTAAATTAGTTAAAATTATTGTCGAATCGTGTATGTGCAGAAAAATACTGAAAGGCCAAATATAAGGAACGGGGTGTATGAGATGATGAGATTAGAAACACAGGACATCGTGAATATCACCAAGAAGCAAATTACCGGTATTTTTAAAATGGAGCCGGTGGAACTGAGATTTGTCAACGACTTTCAGGGTGAGCAGTATCTCTTGACCAATGATAAGCTGCATCTCAGCAACCAGCATTATTGGGCCAAAGTAATGGATTGTGTCTTCGACAGTCATGTCAGACCTGTATTGATGTGTGAGGTGCTATACTTCCTGCGGAATGAGTTTCTGGAGAGTGATATCAAGCTGATGTTTTCTTATGACTTTGCGGATGGGGCAGATGGGGCAGCGGTCGCTACTGCTGAAATCAGCTTCAATGATTCGCCGGAGCTGCAGCCGGGAGAGATTGCCGAATTGATTGATTTTGCGTTGACTTTGCAGGATAAACAGTGGTTCGAGGAACTGACTGCCAAATATAAACAGCTGACCGCTTGAATCTTATGCGGAAGGTAAGCTGCCTGAATACAATTCAAATAATAAAGCCGTCCGGGCCGCAGGGGAAGTCAGCCTGCCGATCAGGCGGCTTTTCGGTTGTATAGGAAATGATGATATTCGTCTGTCGGGGATAAAACCCGCATGATGCTTTGGATACGTTTCTTTGGGAGTTGGAGCAAATCCGCCTAAAGGACGAATTTGTCCTTGTATCAGGAATCCCGCTGAATCCGCCGAAAGCGGGCGGTAGGGGGGAAAAGGGATAAATGCCTCTGCTTCTACCGGAGGCTGCCAAAAGGAAGAAATGAGGGGCAATAGTGCCCCTGATTACACCGGGATGATGTCCAAGAGGTAGTCTGAATGGAGCAATGTGAAGTGGCCTATAATCTGCATAAGCTGCTCAGGCCGCATAAGCCCCGTCTTGATTCACCCGTTAGGGTAATTTTTTCTTTAAATATAGAAGGAATGTTTACGCCATACTTTATCCTTATACTTCCCGCTGAAACGGGAGTCGTCCCTTAAAGGACTGCATAGCCGCTTCCACTTAGGTACTGAACGTCTCCGGAGTGGACGATTCCACAGCTTCCACAGCTTCTGCAGCTGGGAGCCAGCCCAACGCTGTGCCATTCACCATCCGGGCGAGGAAGTCTATCCATTCCGGATGGTCATTCAAGCAGGGGGCGACAGTTAAATTCTCAGCCGTTCCACCGCCTGAAGCGAACAGCTCCCGGCCTTCAACAGCCAGCTCATGCAGCGTTTCCAGGCAGTCGGTTACAAGCCCCGGCGAGAAAATCATAGGCCTCCGAATTCCGCGTCCGCTGAGCTCTTTGAGCGTATGGGCAGTAGAAGGGCCGACCCATTTCTCGGGTCCGAAGCGGGATTGGAAGGAAATCTGCCAGCGTTCCGGTGCCCAATTCATAGCCTCGGCAAGCAGACGGCCGGTCTGATGGCATTGCTGCGGATACGGGTCTCCAGTCTCCGCATAACGGCGGGGTATTCCATGGAAGGACAGAATATAGTAATCTGGTTCTTCGTCCAGCTCTCCAAGCTTCCGGAGCAGCAGCGACTTCATCGCTGAGATATAGTCCGGTGCATCATAATAGGCTTCTATGAAACGCAGCGCCGGCACGAAACGCTTGGAGACCTGCCCTGAGCGGCTATCCCTTCCCAGTGCGGCGAAGCTTGCAGCTTCATAGACCGACGCAGTTGTGGTCGAGGAATACTGCGGGAACAGCGGCAGTACAATGATCCGTGTAATACCTGCAGCTTCCAGCTTGCGGAAGGCTTGCGGCATGCTTGGCTCGCTATAGGCAAGTCCTAATTCAACCTGGTAGCGGCCGCCAAGCAGGGACTGCAGCGCAGTCTGCTGAGCCCTGGAGTGGACGAGCAGCGGGGAACCTTCCTTCATCCAGATCTCCTGATACAGCTTCGCAGACCGGCGCGGCCGGGTGCGCAGAATAATCCCGCGCAGCAGAGGCTGCCAGAGCAGCGGATGATAATCAATGATTCTGCGGTCAGACAGAAAGCGCTTAAGATATGGACGAACCGCCTTGGCGCTGGGGGCGTCAGGTGTTCCAATCTGAGCAAGAATAACTCCTATAGAAGGCTGATTCATGAGCAGTAGCGGCTCCTTTTCACGAACATGACATCGTTTTAAAATATCACATTAAGGGGCTGAGTTACAATATAATCTGTCACATTAATATCATAAGACGGTGTAAATGGGAGAATTTGAGAGGGATAACCATTGTACTTTTTACGTTAATTTCGAAATAGTGATGTTTCTTATAGGGTGTGTGATTTTATATACAGAGAAAAGTGTTTCAAATTTGATACCATCAAGCCAGAAATTACCGCTAGCAACCTGAAATCCTCTTATGTGAATTAATTCACCTTTTTATGTGAATTGTTTCACCTTTTGAAAGATTGTATAAATGGATGCATCTTTTTCACACACGGGATGGGTCGCGCAGGAACGGGAAAGGGGGGATGACCTCTTATGTAGAGTCCGGGTACTCTTCGTAAGAAGGGATGGTGTGAACGGGAAGAACAGTTTAAAAGGGCTACATACTACTGGGGATATAATAAAGGAGAATACGCATTTGAAAAAACTAATTGCTTTGACTGTAAGCGCAGCCTTACTGCTTGCGCCACTCGCCTACACGATTAATGCACCAGCCTTGAACCTGAAGGTGGATGCGGTGTCGGCAGCTTCGGAGGAAGCTCCGGCAGCTACTGCCAAACCAGCTCCGAAACCGACAGCTAAACCAGCTCCTAAACCTACCGCTAAGCCAGCAGCAACACCTAAGGCAACCGCTAAGCCAGCAGCAACACCTAAGGCAACTGCTAAACCGGCAGCAACACCTAAAGCAACTGCTAAACCGGCAGCAACCGCTGCACCTGCAGCATCCGCCAAAGCATCTGCTAAACCAGCAGCAACAGTTAAGCCAGCTGCTACAGCTAAGCCTGTTGCAACAGCAGTACCAGTTACTGTTAAAGCAGCCGTGTATCAAGACGGAGTCTATGTAGCCTATGGCGATGCTTACTCCAAAGGTACTGAAGGCGCTAAAGTTACAATCAAAGACGGCAAAATTGCCGACATCGAGCTGCTGAGAACCAGCCCGAAAATTATCGACCGGAACGCCCGTGATAACTACAGCGGCGTATGGGTGGCATACGGTCTGATGAAAGACAGACTGATTGGCAAAACGAGAGACGGCGCAGCAGCTGTTGACGCTGTATCCGGCGCAACCCGCTCCAGCAACGGCTGGAAATTGTCGGTGGACAGAGCGTTCGAAAGATCGCTGCAGGATAAGCCGGCTGATGCTACTTATTTCGCCGGCGTTCACATGGGTGTAGATCCTGAAGCCAAATATGCAGTGTTTGCTACTTACGATGCAAACAAACTGACAGCAGTTAAATTGTACCCGCTGACTGCAACTGGTGATTTCGCAGATGAGAAGACTTATACTGCTGAACAAACGGCAGCGATTGCAGCAATTACACCAGTACTGCTGGCCAATGGTTCTGCTGCCAAGTCTGTAGCCGGCTTCGAAGCTGAATCCAAAGCTGCGATCAACGCTTTCTGGGATGCTGAGCAAAATGCCAGCATCAACAACGCTTCCGCTTATGTGGACGGGTTCTACTCTTCCTACGGTACAGCAAGAAGCGTAGGCGTTGAGAGAGCCGATGTTGTAATCCGCAACGGTAAGCTGGTTGATGTGAAATTGTTCAGACTTGGCACTAACCTGATTGACAGAGGCGCAACTGCTTATGCTGAAGTAGTGAAAGCAAATGCTCCTATGACTGCTAAATTGCTTGCGAACGGTTCTTATATCGCTAATTATGATGAGAAGGTAGACGGAATTTCGGGCGCCACTGAGAGCAGCCACGGCTGGAACCAGGCTGTAGAAAGAGCTTTCGAGAAGGCTCTGAAGGTATCTGCAGAAGGTAAATACTTCGACGGCAAATTTGCCGGAGTGGATAACCAGTCTAAAGTTCTTCTGCTGGCAGATGTTGCTGGCGATCAAGTAACTGCTATCAAACTGAGCCTGTTCGGTACAGACGGCAAGATTATTGCTGATGACAAGCGTACAGATGCGCAGAAATCCCTTGTTGATCAACTGACTGCCGGATTGCTTGCAAACGGCGTGGACACTGCTGATATCGCTGGCCAGGAAGCTGTATCTGCTGCAGCAAAGGCAGCACTGACTGATGCCCTGACCAATGCTTCCAAAGTACAAGGCACTTATAAAGACGGCACGTTCACCGCTTACGGCGACGCTTATGACAAGGGTACAAACAAAGCTGACGTTACCCTGCGTAACGGCAAGATCGTAAATGTTGCTCTTTCCCGTGTAGGAATGAACATGGTAGACCTGGGTAAAGCCGCTTATGCTGAAGTTCAAAAAGCAATTCCGGTGCTGACAGCTAACTTCCTGGCTGCAGGCACAAGAGAAGGCGCAGCACAAGTAGATGCTGTATCTGGCGCTACCAGCAGCAGCAATGCACTTAAAGCTGCCGTTGACAGAGCTTACGGTAAAGCTGAAGTTGTTGAAACCGAGAAGGCTGCATACTTCGATGGGATCTTCATCGGTGCCAGTGCAGACAAATCCGTAAATGTAATGGTTACTACTAAGTTCAATGTTCCAGTAACTATGGTTGTTTACTACCTTGATGATAAAGGTAAAGTAAGATACAACCTGACGGATGACGAATTGCTCGTGAAATACGAAATCGAGAATACTTCGAACGGCAAAGGACTGCACAAGTACGGATACCGTGCTGCAGCATTCGGAACGAATGATGCCCAGAAAGCAATCTCTGCCAAAGCTATTGAAGCGATCAAAGCAGCACTTGAAGCAGCTGGAAAATAATTAAATCTAACCTCAAAGGGGCGTCCTTGACCATGCAAATGGTTGGGGACATCCCTTTTTTATTTTTGCACGAACAGGCTGCAAGGGGGAATGGACATAATTAAGAATGGATATCGTATAGTAATTTAAAGGGATTTCGGATGTGAATGTCTAAACTTTAATATACACCGCAGGTTCAAAGCCTGTAAGTAATAGGAGGCTCCTCATGACATTAATTAAACAGCTATCCCCACAGGATGAATTCACCGGCTTCTATCTGCTTAGGGAACTAGTGCTAAAACAGACAAACGGTACTCCTCCAAAGGATTATTTTGATATCGTACTTGGTGATTCCAGCGGCCAGCTGTCGGCTAAATATTGGGATGTAAGTGTAACGGATAAAGAAACATTTTTCCCGATGGCCCTGGTGAAGGTCCGCGGGATTGCCCATACTTACCGGGAGAAGCTGCAGGTCAAAATAACCAAAATCAGACTCGCGGATGAGTCCGATGGCGTGTCGCTTACCGAGTTCATCCGTTCAGCCCCTGTGCGTCCTGTGGATCTGATCCACACAATTAAGAATGCAATGGCCAGTATAACCGACCCGGAGGTCGCATCGATCGTTTCCTTCTGTGTGGGGAAAGTGGAAGAGAAGCTGATGCACTATCCTGCAGCCAAAACGCATCATCATGCTTATTTTGCCGGACTGGCTTATCATATGGTGCGGATGCTGGAGATCGGGGATTTCCTGTGCAAGCAGCGCCCGTTCCTGAATCCTGATCTTATAAGAGCGGGAATTATCCTCCACGATATTGCCAAACCGGAAGAAATGATCTCGCAATTCGGTATTGTGTCGGATTATAGTGTGCAGGGCAAGCTGATCGGTCATATTTCGATGGCGTCGAGCTGGATTACGGAAGCGGCTATCCGCACCGGCATTGATCTGGAATCGGAGAAGGTATTGGCACTGCAGCATCTGGTATTGTCGCATCATAATCTGGGGGAATGGGGAAGTCCGGTCCAGCCCCAGACAGCGGAAGCGGTCGCCTTGCATCATATCGATGCCATGGATGCCAAGCTGCAGATGGTGGAGGATGCGCTGGATACTACTCCCGAGACGGAGGAATGGACACCGTTCATCAGGGGACTGGAGAATAAGGCGGTTTACCGGATGAAAATCTGAGGCTATGCTGTAACGCGTAAGAGATAACAACACCCCCAAGCCATGATTGCGGCTTGGGGGTGTTTGTGTATGCCATAAGGGGCATGAATTCTATGATTTGCGGGCAGACGGAGGGATCCTGCCGGCTGTTCGTACTATTTCTGCAGTTTCTATTGTTGCGGCTGATTCAGCTGTAGACTCAGCCGCAGCTTCAGGAGGTTCCACCTCAAGACCATAATGATTACACAGGGCACGGAGTCCGCCCGGGAATCCCTCTCCAATGGCAACAAATCTCCATTTGTCCTTGTACCGGTAGAATTCGCCTATGACTACTGCCGTCTCAAGGCTTAAGCCCAGGCCAAAGGGAAAAGAGGCCAGCCTGGTTCCCGACTGGGAATCAATTAGTGAGGCGGAGGTGTAATTGATCTGGCCCGGGTTCTGGCCGGAAGCCTCCCCATAGAGTGTGAAGGTCAAGGCGACCCGCGTAATGGACGCAGGCAGCTTCGCCAGTTGAAGATGCAGATGTCCCGCGTTTGGAGCAGGCTTCGAGTAGAATACAGAACCGCTGGGGTCTTCCATGTTTCCATAGAAGACAAAATCCTGATCCTGTTCGCAGCGTCCTGTCTCCCGGAGCAGGAAAGCAGAGTTGTCCGGCTCCATGGCGGAAAGCGTAGGATCCCACTCCACAGACAAGAGAATTCTCGAAGCACTGAGCTTGCTGCCGATATCCACGCGCTGGCCTCTCACCAGCTCGGGTACAGGTTGAATTTCAGGGGCAGGCGGTGTTGCAGCCGGGAGACCTGCAGAAGAAGCATGACGCTGTGTGGATACGAGGGGAGCTTCGCGATCCGGTACAGCCGGGCTTACGGGAATTGCCGTCTTTGCAGCAGTCTTTGGGGCCGCCGGTTTCTTGGCGGCTTTCTTGGGGGATGCCTTGAAGGCAGTATATCCGCCCGCATACATCGTGCCTGCCTGGTAGCCCTGGCTGCCGGCTAAGAGGAGGGGATCGAACTGCTGCCACTGCTCCATCAATTTCAATAGAATGAGTGCCGAAGCTCTGGCATCATCCAGCGCATCATGGTGTTTCAGCCTAATGCCGAAATGCTCCGAGACTACATTCAGTTTATGGGAGGGCAGCTCCTGAAGCATTTTTTTGCCCAGCAGGTAGGTACACATATATTTGAAATCCGGATAGCTGAATAACGAATCATCCAGGCAATAACGCAGAACGCTCATATCGAAGGAAGCATTATGCGCAATCACAATCTCGCCTTGCAGCAGCGGTTCAATCGTGGGCCACAGCTCTGCGAAGGTCGGTTTGCCTTTAACCATCGAGGGCGTAATTCCGTGTATTGCGATATTCATTCCGTCGAACCTCTGCCGCGGGTCAATCAGCCAATCATATTCTGCGGTGACCACACCATTTCTAACCTGAACAAGCCCCAATGCGCAAGCGCTGGAGCGGCTGGAATTGGCTGTTTCAAAGTCTATTGCTGTAAAATCCATAGGTAAAGCCCCTTATCTATCATGTATATGGTTCATATTAAAGGAGCGCAGAGAGAATTACAATCCAGTAGAATGTACAAAATGCAGCGGATATGGTATGCCTTATCTATGAACTGCTGGAATATGCTGCTATAACGGGGAGATGAGAAACTTGCAGCTCTTAAAAGGCCAAAAAGTAGATATCACTAAGGGAAAGGGCGTACGTGATCTAACCATTCGGTTACGCTGGAATACGGAGCTTGCCGGAATCAGTGTGGATGCAGCAGCTTTTTTGTTGTCCGGACAGAACCGGTGTGAACGGGACGAGGATTTCATATTCTATGGTAATCCGGTATCAAGGGATGGAACGGTAAGTCATACAACAGAGGGGGAGAACGAGGAGAGCCTCTTGATTTCATTATCCGGAATTCCGGAGCAATATACCCGGATTGCGGTGACGTTGACGATCTACGAGGGGGAGCAGCAGAATCTGCGGATGAAGGAACTGTCCGGACTGCAGCTGTCACTAATGGACCGGAAGAACGGTGAGGAATTATACCGCTTCGATTATGGAACGGATCTGTCCGACGAGACAGCAGTGGTGGCCGGGGAGTTGTACCGTCATCAGGGAGAGTGGAAATTCAGCGCGATCGGCAGCGGTTTTAACGGAGGATTGGCTGCGCTCTGCAAGAGCTATGGACTTGAGGTTGAACCGGAGGCAGGCAACGAAGCGGCAGCGACAGCCGAACTATTGGAGAAGACGGAGAAGCTCGAGGCGGTATTGGAGGCGGCGGAGACCGTCCTTCCGCAGACTGCACCGGCCGCCGATGTCAACGTCCTGTCATCCATAGATTTGCGCAAGAAAATAGTCGGGTTCACCCTGGTCAAAAAACAGCTGACCAATGTAAAAGCCAGGGTTGGAATTGTGCTGGACATCACCGGCTCCATGAGAAATCTCTATTCCAGCGGTGTCGTACAGGAAGTGGTGGAACGTATTCTGGCCGTAGCCTGCCAATTGGATGACAACGGCTCGCTGGATGTGTGGGTGTATGATACGGAATTCAGCAGGCTGCCGCCGGTAACGGAACGGGATCTCGGGAGCTATGTCTTCAATCATATTATGAACAA
This window contains:
- a CDS encoding TerD family protein — its product is MDFTAIDFETANSSRSSACALGLVQVRNGVVTAEYDWLIDPRQRFDGMNIAIHGITPSMVKGKPTFAELWPTIEPLLQGEIVIAHNASFDMSVLRYCLDDSLFSYPDFKYMCTYLLGKKMLQELPSHKLNVVSEHFGIRLKHHDALDDARASALILLKLMEQWQQFDPLLLAGSQGYQAGTMYAGGYTAFKASPKKAAKKPAAPKTAAKTAIPVSPAVPDREAPLVSTQRHASSAGLPAATPPAPEIQPVPELVRGQRVDIGSKLSASRILLSVEWDPTLSAMEPDNSAFLLRETGRCEQDQDFVFYGNMEDPSGSVFYSKPAPNAGHLHLQLAKLPASITRVALTFTLYGEASGQNPGQINYTSASLIDSQSGTRLASFPFGLGLSLETAVVIGEFYRYKDKWRFVAIGEGFPGGLRALCNHYGLEVEPPEAAAESTAESAATIETAEIVRTAGRIPPSARKS
- a CDS encoding 3'-5' exoribonuclease YhaM family protein, with amino-acid sequence MTLIKQLSPQDEFTGFYLLRELVLKQTNGTPPKDYFDIVLGDSSGQLSAKYWDVSVTDKETFFPMALVKVRGIAHTYREKLQVKITKIRLADESDGVSLTEFIRSAPVRPVDLIHTIKNAMASITDPEVASIVSFCVGKVEEKLMHYPAAKTHHHAYFAGLAYHMVRMLEIGDFLCKQRPFLNPDLIRAGIILHDIAKPEEMISQFGIVSDYSVQGKLIGHISMASSWITEAAIRTGIDLESEKVLALQHLVLSHHNLGEWGSPVQPQTAEAVALHHIDAMDAKLQMVEDALDTTPETEEWTPFIRGLENKAVYRMKI
- a CDS encoding adenine deaminase yields the protein MTYTRKPLADCVPGLVATARGDQPATLVITGGKLVNVCSGEILEGMSVAVQGGRIAYVGKDVSHTIGEGTQIIDAAGKYIAPGLLDGHCHIESTQLTATEFARAVLPMGTTGGFFDAHEIANVFGLKGIKLMLDEMRETPLAAYMQVASCVPSAGAEFETTGASIGPEEVAEAFTWGEDVIALGEVMNFPGVVYGDEKMLGEIQATLRAGRYVDGHFTWPADDWRLPVYAAAGVTGDHECVTAEDVIERVRLGMYAKMRRGSAWHDVAKTITAHTEHGLDPRRMMLVTDDRSSESLRDEGHMDFVVRHAISQGLKPVTAFQMATINTAERFGVARDIGSITPGSCADIILLDGNLADVHVVMTIAAGVIVAENGIMTAELSPYTYPDEVLASVHLPQPPVPEDFVIHAPIAEGILATRIIKVIENHVETGELIINLPVAESKLLVQGGLCKIAVLERHKGTGNKSVGVVEGIGFHEPAAIAMTVAHDSHNVLVIGNDDNLMAKAAGAVAEAQGGVAVITASGTTLFPLAIAGLMSAEPFEIAAAQSAAISKALYDAGCTLNYAFMTLSLLALAVIPTLRISDKGLVRISPEEGIQLVPLFVS
- the hemH gene encoding ferrochelatase; its protein translation is MNQPSIGVILAQIGTPDAPSAKAVRPYLKRFLSDRRIIDYHPLLWQPLLRGIILRTRPRRSAKLYQEIWMKEGSPLLVHSRAQQTALQSLLGGRYQVELGLAYSEPSMPQAFRKLEAAGITRIIVLPLFPQYSSTTTASVYEAASFAALGRDSRSGQVSKRFVPALRFIEAYYDAPDYISAMKSLLLRKLGELDEEPDYYILSFHGIPRRYAETGDPYPQQCHQTGRLLAEAMNWAPERWQISFQSRFGPEKWVGPSTAHTLKELSGRGIRRPMIFSPGLVTDCLETLHELAVEGRELFASGGGTAENLTVAPCLNDHPEWIDFLARMVNGTALGWLPAAEAVEAVESSTPETFST
- a CDS encoding IDEAL domain-containing protein codes for the protein MMRLETQDIVNITKKQITGIFKMEPVELRFVNDFQGEQYLLTNDKLHLSNQHYWAKVMDCVFDSHVRPVLMCEVLYFLRNEFLESDIKLMFSYDFADGADGAAVATAEISFNDSPELQPGEIAELIDFALTLQDKQWFEELTAKYKQLTA
- a CDS encoding FMN-binding protein, with translation MKKLIALTVSAALLLAPLAYTINAPALNLKVDAVSAASEEAPAATAKPAPKPTAKPAPKPTAKPAATPKATAKPAATPKATAKPAATPKATAKPAATAAPAASAKASAKPAATVKPAATAKPVATAVPVTVKAAVYQDGVYVAYGDAYSKGTEGAKVTIKDGKIADIELLRTSPKIIDRNARDNYSGVWVAYGLMKDRLIGKTRDGAAAVDAVSGATRSSNGWKLSVDRAFERSLQDKPADATYFAGVHMGVDPEAKYAVFATYDANKLTAVKLYPLTATGDFADEKTYTAEQTAAIAAITPVLLANGSAAKSVAGFEAESKAAINAFWDAEQNASINNASAYVDGFYSSYGTARSVGVERADVVIRNGKLVDVKLFRLGTNLIDRGATAYAEVVKANAPMTAKLLANGSYIANYDEKVDGISGATESSHGWNQAVERAFEKALKVSAEGKYFDGKFAGVDNQSKVLLLADVAGDQVTAIKLSLFGTDGKIIADDKRTDAQKSLVDQLTAGLLANGVDTADIAGQEAVSAAAKAALTDALTNASKVQGTYKDGTFTAYGDAYDKGTNKADVTLRNGKIVNVALSRVGMNMVDLGKAAYAEVQKAIPVLTANFLAAGTREGAAQVDAVSGATSSSNALKAAVDRAYGKAEVVETEKAAYFDGIFIGASADKSVNVMVTTKFNVPVTMVVYYLDDKGKVRYNLTDDELLVKYEIENTSNGKGLHKYGYRAAAFGTNDAQKAISAKAIEAIKAALEAAGK